Part of the Nycticebus coucang isolate mNycCou1 chromosome 22, mNycCou1.pri, whole genome shotgun sequence genome, TTTGATAAAGTATCCCTGTTCAAAATGCATTTGTTGCTGGAAATCACAGCTACCATGTATTCAGCACCCATTGCAAGCCAGGTGCCACACTAGGTGACTTACATATAATCCTATTCTACCTTCACAATGAcctattatgcccattttatagaagagaattTGAAGCTCTGAGaagggaagtgacttgcccagagaCACAGCTAGGAGATGGCAAAAACGAGATCTGATCCGAGGACTGCCTGACCCCAAAGTCAAGCTCTTCCAACCACACTTCATTTCTGTGACCCGCACTGGCCTCGGATGTGTCACTGACAGGCAGCCTGACACTATTACCTCTCCCCACTGGACAGCCACTTGCACAGGCCAGGAGCTTTTAAACactacaaaaacaaatgaaagcagTTAACTTTAAAATAACGTAGTACACAGATTTCATAAATTCCTCGTATGAAAAACTACTCACGACGTTGAACTGCCTAAGCCTCGAGCCCACAGCTGAGACTCAAACCAGGACCAGAGCCTCGACCCTGGGCACAGGCTGAGCCTCTACCGAGATACTCGCTACCCGCTGATCCGGTCACTGACCGCAACCCGTCAGGTCACAAATGGAGCCCTGAGCACAGTCCTAAAAAAAGCCCCCTCGGCTGTTCCTATGTAACTGAATCGGGTCGCGACCTCGGGCCCCTCTGAAGGCCCTGACTCCCCCTCCCGGGCACACGGACTCATTCCCAGACCCCCGCCCGAGGTGGCTCAGAGGGATACCTCGCTGACTCGCCTTCACCTCCGCAGACTCCCCGAGGGAGCGGTAGCGCACCCGCACCGGCAGACTGCTCCGCCGAGACCGCGGAAGGGGCGGTGCTAGAGCCACGCTGAGGGCCGGGCCAGAGAGGGGCGTGGAGGGCGGAGCTGTGCCTGTGCCCAGATCGCTACCCAGTGGAGGGGCGGGACGAGCTAAGTAGCTGCGCAGGCGCGATAGGAGAGGGGCGGGGAGATTATTAGCAAGCCGGTGGGGCTCGCGAACTGAGGGCTGGGAAGGTAGGGAGGCGTCAAGtgtaattaatatttactgagcgcTTCTGCATGCCAGGAAGAAATACCTTTTACATATGGAGAAATGCTGCTTTCCTAAAACAGGAGGTAATTctgtaaaatttctttaaaggtCTTGGTGCCCAGAATTTCACTATGACTAAAATATTACCCCCAGTATTTCAGAAccgaaaaaaacaaacaaaaaaactttaaaaagtgaattttcttGGAGAAAAACAACTGTAAATAGATTAATACCTTAACCAGCGTCCCCCCACGCACGCCTCTCCAGGGTGGAGATGCACCGAGGAGATGAGAGTGCTGACTTGGATTTAGTTCAGGTTCTTACTCAGTGTTTCCCTCTTAGATGGAAGTAAACATCCGTTCCCTGCCTGGCTCAGGACTGTTGTGAGGGTCTGTTGAGCAATGCTAAAGAGCTTCTTGGACTTACTTCCTATCATCCACCTGACAAACGTttgttccctttccccttctgGGCTCAATCTGTTTATTTGTGTGATGGAAGGAGGTTGGAAATATTAGAGAACGCGCAGGACTTTGCTAGATTTCCCAATCTGGGAGAAGGCTGGAGAGGAAGAGTCTTCTTCCAagcttcttccttctctgcaaCCTGAGGGCCCTATATATCCGGACCTCTCCTAGACATTCCCTTCCAGGTTCACCCAAGCCTCACATCCTTAGAGGCCATGCTGTTCCCTCTTTGTCCCCTGACTCAATAGCTTGATGGTCCTGTGTCAATCAAGACCTATGTTCCAGGTTCTCAAAGTTGCTATGTCCCCCACATGGCAAGGAAGTTCAGTTAACATTGGATGAAGGCTTTGTGGGGCTCAGAAGAAGGAGGGCTTCCCCAAAGCAGGTGTATGTCCAGCTATGCTTGTGGTTCCTTTCACTATACATTCCACAGCTCCTTGAGGGGTAAGGAGGAGAGTGGGATAAGGAAACCTCAAAGAAGCTAGAGTGCTCATGGGAGCCAAGAGTTGTAGGGCAACTTTTCCTCAACAGGTAGGTGCTCTGCTCCAGGGTGGAGAAGATGGCTTACTTCCTCATTCCCTGCTCCAATGGGAAAATAAAGCCCAGTCTGTGTTCCCAGTCAAGCTGCTGCCACTCTACCTCTAATATATTACCTCTCTTAGGACCCTATCCTGCTAGGTTTTGCCCCCAGCTATTTTCTCTGCATTCTTCAGGCTCCagctctgtcttttctcttttatctctacCTCTAACTATCACTCCTTGAGTCTCTCAAAGTAGTCTTGTGTCAGCTTCCTGATGTATTTACATGCATTCCCATGTAAAGTGCACGCCTTGGGCCACAAAATTCAGATATGAATCTATTCTCACTGCCATGGTGTATTTCAAAATGACTATGATACTACAGCAGGGACTTTGTAACAGTCTGAGCTGTCCAGTGACGGATGAGTTAGTGAACGATCTATCATAGGAGATGTGCAAACAGCACCCATTTGGAATGTTGGCCTTGGGCCTTCTCAGTTGAGGCAGAAGAAAGGGTAGCAGAGTGGAGGACCTTCCAGATTCTAGagcaagggagggaagagaggtaGGCAGTTGGCCAAAGACAGACTTGACTCAACAGCTATTGTATGTCAAACACTAGAATTGTACCTGACACACAATGAGCATTATCTATTGTTATTAACAGTTTACAGACTGTATGTAATAAAGGAGCAGAGATCAGGTAATCCTTTGTTTCTACTCCTGATCATGAAATAGATGGAGAGTTGAGGTCTAGAGGTGGAAAGGACTTGCTGTGGACTAGACTTTAGGGGCTGGACAGGGCTAGAACCCAGGCCTCTCCCTCCCAGGAGAGCCTCTGCACAAAACTAGGCTGGCCCCTTTGCAGGTAGAGGAAAGAGCAAAGGGTGGGCCTTTCCTGACACTGAAGAACCAAGCTGTTTTTCAACTCCTATTAAGGCAACTTGTGGGTCAGGGGCAATGAAATGACAGCAAGACTCGAGCCAAGAGATGCAGGTATTTCCTGGAGAGTAAGCTTGGGAATCAGCCCTATGTCTTACCAACTCCACTTTAGCTCCAGCCAGTAACAagtacttttccttcttttttttttttaacaagacagggtcttgttctgtcacctaggctggagtgcagtggcaagatCATTGCTCACtataatcttgaactcctaggctcaagcaatcctcccacctaatCCCcttaaatagctgggactataggtaggtgccaccatgcccagctaattctgGTGTGAGGTGGGGGAACTTTCTTGTAGAGATAGGgatttgctgtgttgcccaggatgatcttgaacttctggactcaagcaatcctcccactttggcctcccaaagtgctgggattataggcatgagccactgagccaggccaGTATATTCCTCTTTGAGAATAGCTTCCTCTCCTATAATTAGGGTTAGGACTGTATTGCCACCATAGCTCAAAAAACCACCAAGATTAAAGGAGTGGAATGAGAATAGCCAGTGTCAGGTGATCTGAGCTAAAACAAGCAAAGTTTCCCATCAGATTGAATTCCTGGAAGGCCCTTTCCACCCTAAGGGTCCCACCTTGCCTGGTCTTCCCAGAGCCCTTAGAGTCCCCACTGCAGAGAGCTGAGCCAAACATTACCATATCAACCAGCCCTCTACATAGTCCAGGATCTCAGGACAAAAGGCCCACCCATCCCCATTCTGACCTAGCCCCTGCCACAGTCTGCCAGGATCCATGTGGCACCCAGACACAGTTTCCCTGCAATGGCTGCTTTCGTTCGcctcttttattttacaaaaaaataacaataaagtcTTCCCtctgtttcataaaaataattttccccctcccccccaatcaGTCCTTGCCACAGTCTAGCTCGGTGGAATCTCCACCTCTCCTCACTCCAGAGCCTCTGGCAAAGCTCCCAGTCCAATTCTGGAGACAGCAGATGTAGAAGTCCCAGGCCCACCTGGCTGGGTCCAAAGCCCCTTCTGTTTCCCCAGAGGGCAGGCAGCTTCTGAGCCATCAAGCTGGGTCCAACTTTGGAAGCTTAGCTCAGGAGACAACCCCAGCCAACCTAAGGAGTAATGGGGCATTCTGGCATCAGGCTAGAAATCCTTGCTTAAAGCAGGAACAGCTGTGTCCTGGAGTATCCTGTCAAACCCTCTTTCCATGTGCATCTCTGTGTAGCAATCGACAGACCCCAGGTGGAAGTCAGGATCTCTGGTTTCTACTCCAGCTTCACTAAAGCCTCACTGTGAAGGCTTGGACAGGGTTGCCCTCCTCTTctagcttcagtttcctcctgtGTACATTAAGAGAGTGAGATGGGATGATCTCACTCTTGGCTCTCCATCCAGGACTCCCTGAGTGGAAGCTCTCGGAAGGCAGAACCCAGcttctgcctcagtttcaccGTATGTGGGTCTGGGCAGAGGGTCAGGCATGGAGTTACTGAGTAATGGAGTGCTGAATGAACATCCAGTCTCTTTGGAGATAGCTGTGTTCTGAGATCCAACCATctggggatgggaggaaaggaggaaggtacttttttttttttgagacaaagtgtcactctgttgcccagtgtcactctgttgcatcagcctagctcacagcaaccttaaactcttggactcaagtgattctcttgcctcagcttcccaagtagctgggagtacaggtacccaccagaacacctggctaatttttctactttttagtagagatgaggtcttgctcttgctcagtctggttttgaactcctgaatcCACCttccttagtctcccagagtgctaggattataggtgtgagccaccgtacctggccaaGGTAGGTACTTTTAAGTAAGGGCTCTCCAAGCCTGGAAGATTCCATTCACCAGCTACATGATCCTCAATGTCTGAGATGGGAGACAAGATTCAAGTTCCCAGTCAAGTTCTACTAGCTCCTTGAGCTGAAGGATTATTTTGTTCTGGGCTTCAGATTGGAGGAACCATGTCTGTAGATTCTGAGTGCTAGACTGAGTATGATTCCAAGTTTAAGGGTCAGGGGACCTTTGTGGACATGAGGGATCATTCCCAAGCCCCAGGAGGCTGTCTATAATCAGGCCCTCCTAGAGACAAAGGGATGAATGAAATGACAGTTCTTGGGCATCTCTGGCTGAGCAAATCAGAACCTGTGTCTGCAGGAAGTCAGGAAAAGAtttcccccacccacctccccacagCTCCCCAAGACTCATGCTGATGGAACACGGTAGCCTGGAAGGTTCAAATGTAGAGCTGCAAGTACAATCACAATTTGTGTACTTATACACATGGTCATGTACACTGAATGGGGACATTGACCTGTCATCCCTCTTACAATGGTCAAGCTCTGATGACCCCGATCTCTTTATCTCCCCATTTGTCCATCTATCTGCCCAATGTTTATGCAGGGCTTACTATGTGCCATGGAGGGTCTAAGGCAGCTTGCTCCACAGATATACCCCACAGTcaaaatctcacacacacacaccctggcaTCTGTGCTCATTCACATACAGGCTGGTCACTCACTTATACCCTCCTTGCCATCACCTCAGCCACATCCACATTCTTCaaataagcctgggaaccaccaTAGAAAAGTCAGGCATCACAGAAGAAATCCTCTATCCTATACCACTTCCACACTTCATGCCAGAGGTTTAActcccttttccttctgtttgccCACTGGaagccttccctttctcccttcacaAGCAGTCAGGGGGACATATAGGCAGACTCCTGAGAACCAGAAGTCCAGAGGCTTTGGGTATGTGGAGGGTTCCCTGGGCCTTCAGAGTCTTCTACCACCAGACACCTAAGGCCTCCCTCCCCAGCCATCCTGTGTTCAGATGGTCCATCTGACTGGCAACAAAGTCCAGGCCTGGGCTCAGTGACAGATCCGCTCTGTCATCTCCCTCTGTAGAGacacaaggtggggaaggatcAGTCAGAGCTCAGCCTGCTGGGTAGCCCTCCCCAAACCACAGGGCCCAGCTGCTCTTTTCCCTGAGCCTGGCCTCTTCCCACCCGCTAACTCTAACTCCAGGCTGCATATTTGGGTTTATGAAGTGATACTTCTCTATTTAAGTACAGGATCCACTGTTAAATGAATTGTCTTCCCTGAATTTATCCACTTGGGCACTGGAGGTTTCTTAAAGCAGGTAGCCCTTGGATCTGAAAACTCAGAGGCTAGCCTtggtggggagggcagagggagttTGGCCTCACCAGTGGCTCCAGCTCCCTCTGGTCCACCAGACTGAACTCCCGGATGAAGTAGTAGAAGTGCTTGTAGCAGGTGTTGACATGTGCCTCTGCCCCCATGCTGAGGATGCTGTCAAAGTGGTGGATGTAGACATGGACAAAGACTCGGAAGAGGCGGGTCAGGATCTTGGTACAGACTTGCTGGAAGTTCTTGGGGAAGGGAACTCCTAGGGGTTGAGGAGGTGCAGAAGGGAGAGTGAGATCACCATGTTGGTGACAAACTCTGCCTGACACTGCTCTCCCACACATAGGCAGCTGTCACCAGCCTAGCTCTCTCCCAGCACACTTCTCAGTACACTTCCCTTTGGGAAATGGAGAGAGTGATTTCACTTTCTCCCATACTTGCCTTTCTAATGAAGCACACATCTGACTGTGTCCCTTCCCAGCTGAAATACTCCTCATCTTCCCCATCTTCCCACCAGCTGTGCAATCTTGTAGGGGGTCACTGACCAGCTTTCTCAGACTATGATGAAAGTATGATCCGAACTTTCCTCAGTAATGTGTGCATGTGCAGGGTCACTTACATACCACCTTGTATACGATTCCAAGGGGAGTTCATCAACATCTGGGTCTGTTTTAAAAAACCTGGGCCTTCAGGATTGTGTCCTAACTTCCCAGCATGGTACTGCTCAGGTCTTTCATGATCTAACCCTGACCTCCCTCTCCAGCCCTCCCCAACCCCAAGTCCTTCTTCTTTCAACATTGACACAGTAGTCCCAGCCCCCCAATCCTGAAAATACTAATTCTTCAAGAACTAGTTCAGGTATCACTCATGCCTTCAAATATTCAATAACACAAACATCCAGGAGCCAGGTCCTGTGCAGGGCCCTCTGTATCTTCTGCCTCTAATCCTTATGACAATTCGGCTCATGGGTCTGACTGCCATTCTAAAATGGAGGTGCACAAAGATGAAGCtgcttgcccaaggccacacaactggaggcaggattcaaaccctcTTTGCACCTGTCAGAGATAAATGATACAGACCCTGCCCACAGGAAGCTTCAGACTCTGTGTTAAAGGCCCAGTTTCCACACAGCCCCCCCTCCCCAGGGTGGAGATCTTTGTGGCATATGCTCCCTTCCTGCTGTGGCAAAGTCAGCCCAGGGTTAAGACACCCCAGGGGGCGCACAGGCTAGGATGGAATATGAGCCCAGAGTCAGATCCATGCCTGGCCTACCTGGCTCCTCTTCTTCACTGCTCTCAGGTAGGGCTGAGCCCTGCCAACCCAGCCTTGGTCCCTCAGAATTACTCTGCCCACCTAGACTTAGGACCCTGGACCCCAAGACACCTGAGCCCCAGTTCTGAACCCCACCCAATGCAGTGTACTGTACATCTCttggtctcagtttcctcctagGTAATATCAAGTACTCATTCTTGGGCTTGACAGTGCAAGAAATGACAGGCCACTGGCTGGGGAGGAGCTGTGGATGCTGAATTGTGACTCAGGGCCCAGCTTCCTTCAGCGTTCAGACTTCTCCCCTCTGGGCTTTGCCCCCCTGCCACACCCATTGCTTTTCCCCACAGCCTTACAGGGATAAACACAAGGCGAGGTAGGGGCTGGGCCCAGGTGCAGGTGAGAATCTGTGATGAACACAGTGTCATGTCTGCTCAGCACCCTGACTGACACCCCCCTCCTGCTTGGGTGGGGAAGCAGAGCCAGGGTGACATCACtcatctcccttcctctccctggctCACCAGGCTGCCCAGCTAAGATAAGGAAAGGCCCCATGGCCTGAGTCTAACAAGGAAAAATTCTACCCTCAGAGCCCCAGTCTGAGGGGAAGATACTATCCAGGCAGTCCAACCTCaagcctcctccctctcctggaATCAGGGGTCAGCAGGACCTTCCAGAAGGCTGGAGGTTAGATCAGCCAGCGGGGAACCTGCCTTGAACATCTTGGGGCACCTGTTCTGGAAGGTTCTGAGAATCATAGTGTCTGGGGTCTTGCCACAGTGGTCCACGCTTAAACTTCAGACAAGAAGAGCCCCAAACTGGGAGTCAGGCAGTCCTAGTCAAATAGTTGACCTTGAGCAAGATTCTTAACCTGTGTCAACCTTACTTTTCTCTTCTACAAAATAGGGAAAATCAGCCCACAACCCCTTGTTGCCAAATTGCACCACATGCCTCATCTGTGGAATGGGCTCCCAGcggctccctccctctctgctagGCCTGACCCTTGGGCGAAGCAGTGCTCACCAACACGCGTGGGAAAGACTTCCTCGTCATTGATAAGGCTCTCGATCCAGTCCATGAGCAACGCCATATAGCGCGGGGCGGAGAGCTTGGCTGGCCGCCGGTACTGGCGCTCGTCCTGCCAGCGGTACTCGTAGCGGGGCCCGCCGGCCATGACCGGGCAGCTGGTCTCGCTGCAGCGCTCAGCCATGGTACCGTAGATGAGGTTGATGCGGTTGAAGAAGTCCACCACGTGTACCGCAATCCAGTCATCGATGTTCTCGCCGGGTGGCAGCCTCACCACGCTGCGCAGGTCCAGGCCAGACTTCAGAGAGGCCTGTGCTTTCTTGTACAACTCAAAGCGCTGAGTGCCCGGCTCAAATCGCTTCCGTGGCCGGAACGTCTTGTCCTTGGCGAACACCTGCTTTAGGCACAGTGCCATTGCCAGGTCAGGCCTGAGGCTGGTGTCCAGGGGCTCAGACCTGAGGATGCCAGGAACAAGGACATGGGGGAACCTGGTTGTCAGAGCCTCATCAGCTAGGCTCTGACTTCCCAATACATCCTACCCTCTTCACCTCGCAGCCCTTGCTCAACCTCTGCACATTCTGTCTGGATTCTCAACCCTCTCCCGGAAGGTCCAGCGCCTGCCCCCTTTCCAGGCTACCTCAATCTCCCCTGCTAGACTCACACAGCCTTCCCATCTTGTTTACTCTCTGCTTTCCGTTGCATCTCAGGCCTGGACTCCAAACAGGTGCTACTTAGACTTGCTGTTGAGTGATCTCAGAGGCTTGCTGCAGGCTCCATCCAGGCCCAGGAGATAGGGGCCTGGATGAGATGACCTCTGGGATCCCCAAAGGCCAGCTGGTACAGCGTGGGAGAACCCAGCTGTATTgtgctgggggcagagggaggtccCTGGCCTTCAGCTTCCTCTGGGATATCCCGTACTCCATCCAGCCACCGGGGATTCCCAGggagcaagagggacttttctactaaaaatgtcctttcctttttttttttttttcattctgaaagAGGAAAAGGCCCTCATGTGAGCCAGCTGGGAGGCCTCTGAGTATGGCTGCAGGCTGGAGGAAGAGGGTGGCAGGTCTGGAAGGGTGCTATTTCCTCTGACAATGGCAGGAGAGCCCTCTTCCCAAGCCAGCCTCCTCTTGCCCCAAACCTGAACAGGCCATTGTCCCTTTCTCCTGCCCCTGACACTTAGTAGACATTCCTACAGCACCTACTATGAGTCTAGCACTGGTAGGTAGGAGAGTACAGTCATTTCTACCCAGTCATTTCTCGGCCCATCTACAGCTCAGAGAAATTTGCTTTGCCTTGTAGAACAGAAGGATCCCAGGTTCAGAAGagaccttgtgtgtgtgtgtgtgtgtgtgtgtgtatggctgggggtggggttagTGATCTAAGAGGCAAGAGTCCTGAGTTGTGGTCCCAGTACCATTAGTGGCTTACTGGGTGACCCCTTATAGTACCATGGATTTGGCCCCCACACAGCCAAGTTTCTGAGACTGTCAGGGTGGTTATCTTGTTTCATCTATGAGCTACTAGGAAATGCAAACCCAGGCACCTGCTGAGACTGGGGTTTAGCCATAGACAGAGCACTAAGGCTGAGTGTAAGCTAAGTACTTAGTTCTAGCTGCAGACTGAACTCTGACCTGGGCTCTAGTAAGTTTGAGCTCAAGGTCTAGTCCTCAGCCCTGCACTGAGCCTTGATTACAGCCACAGACAAAGCCTGGGCTTGACCTCTGACTTGCTGACTGGAGCATTTTCCCTTCTCACATCTCTGGTAAGTCTGGGACAGGATTGGAGAAGGGAGAGTGGGAAACAGGTGAAAACTGAGTCTAACCATAAGGCATGGCACATATGGCATGGGGATGGGCGAGCGAATTACTTCTAGCAACAATCAAACTAGTGGAGATGTTTGCAACAAGGGTCCTTCCTTGTACTCATAACAGGCAGGCCAGGATGGAGACAGTGAAGGAAAATGAGAGGAGTTTGGAGAGTAGGGACAGGCCTTCTGGCAGGATCTTGTCCTCTTGAAAGAAACCTCAAAGATGCAGAAGTTCATCTCATCCATCCCAACTCCTTACTTAACTTCCCACCCAAACAAGTCCCCAGGGTAGGCAAAGAGGAGGAGATTTCTACACTTTACTTGCTGAATCTCTTAAACTCTGGTTGGTGAAGGTGCTTCGAAAATCACTCATACTGCAATTAGGTGGTGTTCTGGGGCTTTCCACCTTTTCCTGGCCCCCTTTACTGACAGTTACAAACAGGTCCTTACCCTCGCATTCAACAACACCCTGCCTTTCCTGCCTCACACCCCACTTCCCTACACCAACCACCCTGGGCTTTTTCTTGATCCCTGAGCATAGCCCCTACTCCCCTCCTGCCATGCTGGTCCCTCCACTTGCCCCACCATACATCCTCAGGAGGAATGCTGCCTCCTCCCATTGCCTCAGCTGCTGAACCCAGAGCTCCTTCTTGGAGAGAGGCTGCTCTTTGGTCATTGCTGTCCCCACCTGACCCACAACTTAGGACGGGGCTTGGCTCAAAGTCAGTGCTCAGCTTTTACAAAAAGCTTAGACCCTAACAGCCCTGAGAAATCAACTGGCCCAACTCACTtgcacagatgaggacactgagccCCAGAATGAGGAGCCTGCATTTCCACAGCAAGTTACAAGCAGAACTGAGAACTGGGACATGTTGGGGCTCAGCTAGTGACAAAAGAGTAAAGGACCATTTTCCTGCACTGGCTGGTCACTGGTATGGTGGAGATAGGGAAGAATAGGgaagtggggggagagggggaagcATCTTGCCCACCAAACAGCCCAGACTTCCTGCCCCCAACATCCTGACCCACAGCAACTTGGGTGTTCTGACCAGTAAGCTAGAATCCCACATTCCTTCCTCCACTCCCAGGAAATGTAAGcttgggggtggggacaggggaggTACTCTCCCATCCAGGCCACTTACCTCTCCTCATGCCCCCTCATAACCACTACTTTCATCCTCCTGACCCTACTTCCTAATGCTGCACGTCCTGTTATTCCTAGAGTGGCTGGCCAGTGGCTTGCTCACTCCCtcggtgggcatttgggcttcccAAAGGAAAATCACAGGGTGACCCAGCCTGTTTCTGGGCCAGGACGCATCTCCACTCCCTGACCCTGGCACAGCATCTGGGCCAAAGAATGGCCCCAGATTGACCTCAGAATTCAGCCTGGGACGCTCTACATGgcagagatctaaaagtagaggCGAAGACTCTCCTCTCCCCGCCGGCGCGGCGCTGGGCCTCCCGTCCAGCTCCCCACGCACCCTGTCTTCCCCTGCCCCGCACACACGCATACCCCCACCTTCAACCCGGCTCTCAGAGCCCCACGGGTCGGTCGTAGGACCCAGAGGGCCCGGCCTGACATTTCCGCTCCCGGAGACACGCCCCCTCCACACTGCCACCCCCAACCCTGACTTTCAAAGATCTGAGTCTTAGACCCCGGCCTGAGGACAGTGGCCAGCCTGCCTTCGGGCAGAGGTCGCCTCCGGATGGTGCCACTCCAGGACAGCCGAAGAAATGAAAGTGGAAGGAAGGCTGGGCCGCGGGGGGCACGGGAGCTCACTCACCGGTCGCCTCTGGGACGGCGCTCAGTCCTCTTCTGGCCGCAGGGTCACATTCCCCGCGCACCGGCTCGCCCTTCGCCTGCCAGCCCCCTGCCGTGCCGGTCGGCTCGCCAGTCCGTCGGCCTGCCTGCCCCGCCGGGCCCACAGCCGCCCTCCCGCCCCTAGGCGACGCCAGCTCCGCCCCGGGCCCAACCGCGCGGCGGCCacggggcggggagggggcggggAAAGGGGGCACCCCCAACCCCCAATACGCAGACACAACCCGCCTTCCCGGAAAGTCCTTATCGAGCTCCTAGCTTCCCGTTGGGCAAAAGAAAATTGAGCACCCCGCCCACTCGGAGACTCTTTGGACCTGCTCCAAGGAGGCAACTTTTGATACCTAGACTGCAAAATGGGGACAAGCCTGGCTTGTCCTGAGCAGAAACAAAAAACCTGCAAGACAAATGGTGGTTATCTGACCTTCCTGGAATCATTAAGTCCCAGACTCAATATCCACTCCCATGTCCTCAGCTACCGGCACATAGCAAGAACTCAAAACCCCACTTGATAGACCGGTGTGTGAGTGAATGATTGAATGCCTTGGGAATCGTGACCTGGGGCCCTCGCTCCTGAGGGGACTGGCCCAGAAGGGTGCTCAGGTCACACATCTCATCTCCTTCACTAGGGCCATGGGGCCTTCATCAGGCTGGACTGGTCTTCCCCCTCATTCCATCGAAAATCACCCCATTTCCTTTGCCAGACCTTTGCTGTTCCCATTTTGGAATCCTCCTTTCTTTTAACCAAATCCAGATTCCTCAAGACCCCATCTGCTTTCCCTCCTTTTCTACCTGAGTTTCTCTGCTGAGGACAGTCAGATAATCCCAGCATTCAGTGGACATGGTGGCCCCCAGACCCAGAGACCAGTTTGCTAGCCCTGATGAGAGGGAAGATTGGTGGCCTTCTAAGCTAGGAGGGCCAAGGCAG contains:
- the LOC128574950 gene encoding MOB kinase activator 3C isoform X5, producing the protein MALCLKQVFAKDKTFRPRKRFEPGTQRFELYKKAQASLKSGLDLRSVVRLPPGENIDDWIAVHVVDFFNRINLIYGTMAERCSETSCPVMAGGPRYEYRWQDERQYRRPAKLSAPRYMALLMDWIESLINDEEVFPTRVGVPFPKNFQQVCTKILTRLFRVFVHVYIHHFDSILSMGAEAHVNTCYKHFYYFIREFSLVDQRELEPLREMTERICH